A genome region from Glycine max cultivar Williams 82 chromosome 5, Glycine_max_v4.0, whole genome shotgun sequence includes the following:
- the LOC100812922 gene encoding FRIGIDA-like protein 3 isoform X4 has product MGVEEQGEEINVQSMIEQLSQAFLELEAQKGETENKIQWVEIKQHFHDLETELNKKLEELEAKEREYEAKQVEVDTLLAERKTVIASKEQDLLDRLQELKDAAVASIVEAHANHRNATLESVYDGENKDNKGMRKSCIIILEAMATLLARADPGADHLLNPQTKQHAKAIADEWRPNLARADTDAANGNSLEAKAFFQLISTFKIASEFDEEELCKLVLAVAQLRQAPELCCSIGLIHKMPAVVESLINTGKQIAAVHFIHAFQLQESFPPVPLLKAYLKNRRRNSQVKTGNVRDITSAKNDANAQELAALRAVIKCIEEYKLESDYPPDTLRKRVLQLEKSKGDRKRSGEFIKRPQSKRPRPNERRFSLHSSGGSVASTVVLGRQVPPVRAPYAANPDRYPHDGTITYDYQVPGQSIYTAASNAPPSNYGRYMGTSTSLQSSHQPYL; this is encoded by the exons ATGGGTGTCGAGGAGCAAGGCGAGGAAATTAATGTACAGTCTATGATAGAGCAGCTCTCTCAGGCATTTCTTGAATTGGAAGCTCAGAAGGGGGAGACTGAGAATAAGATTCAGTGGGTTGAAATTAAGCAACATTTCCATGACCTTGAGACGGAGTTGAATAAGAAACTTGAAGAGCTGGAAGCTAAGGAGAGGGAGTACGAAGCGAAACAAGTAGAAGTGGATACACTACTCGCAGAAAGGAAGACTGTGATTGCTTCTAAAGAGCAAGACCTCTTAGATCGGTTGCAGGAGCTTAAAGATGCTGCTGTAGCTTCCATTGTAGAGGCTCATGCAAATCACCGGAATGCCACTCTGGAGTCTGTGTATGATGGGGAGAACAAAGATAACAAG GGCATGCGCAAATCCtgtattataattttggaaGCCATGGCCACCTTATTGGCAAGGGCTGATCCAGGTGCAGATCACCTTCTGAACCCTCAAACCAAGCAGCATGCCAAAGCAATTGCTGATGAGTGGAGGCCCAACTTAGCTAGAGCAGATACTGATGCTGCCAATGGAAATTCATTGGAAGCAAAGGCATTCTTCCAGCTTATTTCAACTTTTAAGATTGCTTCAGAGTTTGATGAAGAAGAACTCTGCAAGCTTGTACTTGCAGTTGCTCAGCTTAGGCAGGCACCTGAGCTCTGCTGCTCTATTGggttaattcacaaaatgccag CTGTTGTAGAATCATTAATCAATACTGGGAAACAAATAGCAGCTGTACATTTTATTCATGCCTTCCAGCTCCAAGAAAGCTTCCCCCCAGTGCCCCTTCTGAAGGCATACCTCAAGAATCGAAGGAGAAATTCACAAGTTAAGACTGGAAATGTGCGTGACATCACTAGTGCAAAG AATGATGCCAATGCACAAGAGCTTGCAGCACTGAGAGCTGTAATTAAGTGTATTGAAGAATACAAGCTTGAATCTGACTACCCTCCTGATACACTTCGGAAAAGGGTTCTTCAACTAGAGAAATCAAAGGGAGATAGAAAGAGAAGTGGAGAATTTATTAAACGCCCTCAATCAAAGAGGCCAAGGCCGAATGAGAGACGTTTTTCACTCCATTCATCTGGTGGTAGCGTTGCTTCAACTGTTGTTTTGGGTAGGCAGGTTCCCCCTGTTAGGGCACCATATGCAGCAAATCCTGATAGGTATCCCCATGATGGCACAATCACATATGATTATCAAGTTCCTGGTCAATCTATATACACTGCAGCATCTAATGCTCCTCCTTCTAACTATGGTCGTTATATGGGTACTAGTACTAGTTTGCAATCCTCACACCAACCATACTTGTGA
- the LOC100812922 gene encoding FRIGIDA-like protein 3 isoform X3, which yields MGVEEQGEEINVQSMIEQLSQAFLELEAQKGETENKIQWVEIKQHFHDLETELNKKLEELEAKEREYEAKQVEVDTLLAERKTVIASKEQDLLDRLQELKDAAVASIVEAHANHRNATLESVYDGENKDNKGMRKSCIIILEAMATLLARADPGADHLLNPQTKQHAKAIADEWRPNLARADTDAANGNSLEAKAFFQLISTFKIASEFDEEELCKLVLAVAQLRQAPELCCSIGLIHKMPVYTIYAAVVESLINTGKQIAAVHFIHAFQLQESFPPVPLLKAYLKNRRRNSQVKTGNVRDITSAKNDANAQELAALRAVIKCIEEYKLESDYPPDTLRKRVLQLEKSKGDRKRSGEFIKRPQSKRPRPNERRFSLHSSGGSVASTVVLGRQVPPVRAPYAANPDRYPHDGTITYDYQVPGQSIYTAASNAPPSNYGRYMGTSTSLQSSHQPYL from the exons ATGGGTGTCGAGGAGCAAGGCGAGGAAATTAATGTACAGTCTATGATAGAGCAGCTCTCTCAGGCATTTCTTGAATTGGAAGCTCAGAAGGGGGAGACTGAGAATAAGATTCAGTGGGTTGAAATTAAGCAACATTTCCATGACCTTGAGACGGAGTTGAATAAGAAACTTGAAGAGCTGGAAGCTAAGGAGAGGGAGTACGAAGCGAAACAAGTAGAAGTGGATACACTACTCGCAGAAAGGAAGACTGTGATTGCTTCTAAAGAGCAAGACCTCTTAGATCGGTTGCAGGAGCTTAAAGATGCTGCTGTAGCTTCCATTGTAGAGGCTCATGCAAATCACCGGAATGCCACTCTGGAGTCTGTGTATGATGGGGAGAACAAAGATAACAAG GGCATGCGCAAATCCtgtattataattttggaaGCCATGGCCACCTTATTGGCAAGGGCTGATCCAGGTGCAGATCACCTTCTGAACCCTCAAACCAAGCAGCATGCCAAAGCAATTGCTGATGAGTGGAGGCCCAACTTAGCTAGAGCAGATACTGATGCTGCCAATGGAAATTCATTGGAAGCAAAGGCATTCTTCCAGCTTATTTCAACTTTTAAGATTGCTTCAGAGTTTGATGAAGAAGAACTCTGCAAGCTTGTACTTGCAGTTGCTCAGCTTAGGCAGGCACCTGAGCTCTGCTGCTCTATTGggttaattcacaaaatgccag TCTACACTATTTATGCAGCTGTTGTAGAATCATTAATCAATACTGGGAAACAAATAGCAGCTGTACATTTTATTCATGCCTTCCAGCTCCAAGAAAGCTTCCCCCCAGTGCCCCTTCTGAAGGCATACCTCAAGAATCGAAGGAGAAATTCACAAGTTAAGACTGGAAATGTGCGTGACATCACTAGTGCAAAG AATGATGCCAATGCACAAGAGCTTGCAGCACTGAGAGCTGTAATTAAGTGTATTGAAGAATACAAGCTTGAATCTGACTACCCTCCTGATACACTTCGGAAAAGGGTTCTTCAACTAGAGAAATCAAAGGGAGATAGAAAGAGAAGTGGAGAATTTATTAAACGCCCTCAATCAAAGAGGCCAAGGCCGAATGAGAGACGTTTTTCACTCCATTCATCTGGTGGTAGCGTTGCTTCAACTGTTGTTTTGGGTAGGCAGGTTCCCCCTGTTAGGGCACCATATGCAGCAAATCCTGATAGGTATCCCCATGATGGCACAATCACATATGATTATCAAGTTCCTGGTCAATCTATATACACTGCAGCATCTAATGCTCCTCCTTCTAACTATGGTCGTTATATGGGTACTAGTACTAGTTTGCAATCCTCACACCAACCATACTTGTGA
- the LOC100812922 gene encoding FRIGIDA-like protein 3 isoform X2, producing MGVEEQGEEINVQSMIEQLSQAFLELEAQKGETENKIQWVEIKQHFHDLETELNKKLEELEAKEREYEAKQVEVDTLLAERKTVIASKEQDLLDRLQELKDAAVASIVEAHANHRNATLESVYDGENKDNKVSNSLGDTNSSEDDFPHKSDEKSKGVAVEGRPRPELTQFCEQMDAKGLLNYIVENKKKKSVNREEISVALQSATDPACLVLDLLEGFYPTNETSQLKDKSGASLQGMRKSCIIILEAMATLLARADPGADHLLNPQTKQHAKAIADEWRPNLARADTDAANGNSLEAKAFFQLISTFKIASEFDEEELCKLVLAVAQLRQAPELCCSIGLIHKMPAVVESLINTGKQIAAVHFIHAFQLQESFPPVPLLKAYLKNRRRNSQVKTGNVRDITSAKNDANAQELAALRAVIKCIEEYKLESDYPPDTLRKRVLQLEKSKGDRKRSGEFIKRPQSKRPRPNERRFSLHSSGGSVASTVVLGRQVPPVRAPYAANPDRYPHDGTITYDYQVPGQSIYTAASNAPPSNYGRYMGTSTSLQSSHQPYL from the exons ATGGGTGTCGAGGAGCAAGGCGAGGAAATTAATGTACAGTCTATGATAGAGCAGCTCTCTCAGGCATTTCTTGAATTGGAAGCTCAGAAGGGGGAGACTGAGAATAAGATTCAGTGGGTTGAAATTAAGCAACATTTCCATGACCTTGAGACGGAGTTGAATAAGAAACTTGAAGAGCTGGAAGCTAAGGAGAGGGAGTACGAAGCGAAACAAGTAGAAGTGGATACACTACTCGCAGAAAGGAAGACTGTGATTGCTTCTAAAGAGCAAGACCTCTTAGATCGGTTGCAGGAGCTTAAAGATGCTGCTGTAGCTTCCATTGTAGAGGCTCATGCAAATCACCGGAATGCCACTCTGGAGTCTGTGTATGATGGGGAGAACAAAGATAACAAGGTAAGCAACTCTCTTGGCGATACAAATTCCTCAGAGGACGATTTTCCTCATAAGTCAGATGAAAAGTCTAAAGGTGTGGCTGTTGAGGGTAGGCCACGTCCAGAGCTGACACAATTTTGTGAGCAAATGGATGCAAAAGGTCTTCTGAATTATATTgtggagaataaaaaaaaaaaatctgttaatCGTGAAGAAATTTCTGTTGCATTACAAAGTGCAACTGATCCAGCATGTTTGGTGCTGGATTTACTGGAGGGGTTTTACCCCACCAATGAAACTTCCCAACTAAAAGATAAATCTGGTGCTTCCCTACAGGGCATGCGCAAATCCtgtattataattttggaaGCCATGGCCACCTTATTGGCAAGGGCTGATCCAGGTGCAGATCACCTTCTGAACCCTCAAACCAAGCAGCATGCCAAAGCAATTGCTGATGAGTGGAGGCCCAACTTAGCTAGAGCAGATACTGATGCTGCCAATGGAAATTCATTGGAAGCAAAGGCATTCTTCCAGCTTATTTCAACTTTTAAGATTGCTTCAGAGTTTGATGAAGAAGAACTCTGCAAGCTTGTACTTGCAGTTGCTCAGCTTAGGCAGGCACCTGAGCTCTGCTGCTCTATTGggttaattcacaaaatgccag CTGTTGTAGAATCATTAATCAATACTGGGAAACAAATAGCAGCTGTACATTTTATTCATGCCTTCCAGCTCCAAGAAAGCTTCCCCCCAGTGCCCCTTCTGAAGGCATACCTCAAGAATCGAAGGAGAAATTCACAAGTTAAGACTGGAAATGTGCGTGACATCACTAGTGCAAAG AATGATGCCAATGCACAAGAGCTTGCAGCACTGAGAGCTGTAATTAAGTGTATTGAAGAATACAAGCTTGAATCTGACTACCCTCCTGATACACTTCGGAAAAGGGTTCTTCAACTAGAGAAATCAAAGGGAGATAGAAAGAGAAGTGGAGAATTTATTAAACGCCCTCAATCAAAGAGGCCAAGGCCGAATGAGAGACGTTTTTCACTCCATTCATCTGGTGGTAGCGTTGCTTCAACTGTTGTTTTGGGTAGGCAGGTTCCCCCTGTTAGGGCACCATATGCAGCAAATCCTGATAGGTATCCCCATGATGGCACAATCACATATGATTATCAAGTTCCTGGTCAATCTATATACACTGCAGCATCTAATGCTCCTCCTTCTAACTATGGTCGTTATATGGGTACTAGTACTAGTTTGCAATCCTCACACCAACCATACTTGTGA
- the LOC100812922 gene encoding FRIGIDA-like protein 3 isoform X1 encodes MGVEEQGEEINVQSMIEQLSQAFLELEAQKGETENKIQWVEIKQHFHDLETELNKKLEELEAKEREYEAKQVEVDTLLAERKTVIASKEQDLLDRLQELKDAAVASIVEAHANHRNATLESVYDGENKDNKVSNSLGDTNSSEDDFPHKSDEKSKGVAVEGRPRPELTQFCEQMDAKGLLNYIVENKKKKSVNREEISVALQSATDPACLVLDLLEGFYPTNETSQLKDKSGASLQGMRKSCIIILEAMATLLARADPGADHLLNPQTKQHAKAIADEWRPNLARADTDAANGNSLEAKAFFQLISTFKIASEFDEEELCKLVLAVAQLRQAPELCCSIGLIHKMPVYTIYAAVVESLINTGKQIAAVHFIHAFQLQESFPPVPLLKAYLKNRRRNSQVKTGNVRDITSAKNDANAQELAALRAVIKCIEEYKLESDYPPDTLRKRVLQLEKSKGDRKRSGEFIKRPQSKRPRPNERRFSLHSSGGSVASTVVLGRQVPPVRAPYAANPDRYPHDGTITYDYQVPGQSIYTAASNAPPSNYGRYMGTSTSLQSSHQPYL; translated from the exons ATGGGTGTCGAGGAGCAAGGCGAGGAAATTAATGTACAGTCTATGATAGAGCAGCTCTCTCAGGCATTTCTTGAATTGGAAGCTCAGAAGGGGGAGACTGAGAATAAGATTCAGTGGGTTGAAATTAAGCAACATTTCCATGACCTTGAGACGGAGTTGAATAAGAAACTTGAAGAGCTGGAAGCTAAGGAGAGGGAGTACGAAGCGAAACAAGTAGAAGTGGATACACTACTCGCAGAAAGGAAGACTGTGATTGCTTCTAAAGAGCAAGACCTCTTAGATCGGTTGCAGGAGCTTAAAGATGCTGCTGTAGCTTCCATTGTAGAGGCTCATGCAAATCACCGGAATGCCACTCTGGAGTCTGTGTATGATGGGGAGAACAAAGATAACAAGGTAAGCAACTCTCTTGGCGATACAAATTCCTCAGAGGACGATTTTCCTCATAAGTCAGATGAAAAGTCTAAAGGTGTGGCTGTTGAGGGTAGGCCACGTCCAGAGCTGACACAATTTTGTGAGCAAATGGATGCAAAAGGTCTTCTGAATTATATTgtggagaataaaaaaaaaaaatctgttaatCGTGAAGAAATTTCTGTTGCATTACAAAGTGCAACTGATCCAGCATGTTTGGTGCTGGATTTACTGGAGGGGTTTTACCCCACCAATGAAACTTCCCAACTAAAAGATAAATCTGGTGCTTCCCTACAGGGCATGCGCAAATCCtgtattataattttggaaGCCATGGCCACCTTATTGGCAAGGGCTGATCCAGGTGCAGATCACCTTCTGAACCCTCAAACCAAGCAGCATGCCAAAGCAATTGCTGATGAGTGGAGGCCCAACTTAGCTAGAGCAGATACTGATGCTGCCAATGGAAATTCATTGGAAGCAAAGGCATTCTTCCAGCTTATTTCAACTTTTAAGATTGCTTCAGAGTTTGATGAAGAAGAACTCTGCAAGCTTGTACTTGCAGTTGCTCAGCTTAGGCAGGCACCTGAGCTCTGCTGCTCTATTGggttaattcacaaaatgccag TCTACACTATTTATGCAGCTGTTGTAGAATCATTAATCAATACTGGGAAACAAATAGCAGCTGTACATTTTATTCATGCCTTCCAGCTCCAAGAAAGCTTCCCCCCAGTGCCCCTTCTGAAGGCATACCTCAAGAATCGAAGGAGAAATTCACAAGTTAAGACTGGAAATGTGCGTGACATCACTAGTGCAAAG AATGATGCCAATGCACAAGAGCTTGCAGCACTGAGAGCTGTAATTAAGTGTATTGAAGAATACAAGCTTGAATCTGACTACCCTCCTGATACACTTCGGAAAAGGGTTCTTCAACTAGAGAAATCAAAGGGAGATAGAAAGAGAAGTGGAGAATTTATTAAACGCCCTCAATCAAAGAGGCCAAGGCCGAATGAGAGACGTTTTTCACTCCATTCATCTGGTGGTAGCGTTGCTTCAACTGTTGTTTTGGGTAGGCAGGTTCCCCCTGTTAGGGCACCATATGCAGCAAATCCTGATAGGTATCCCCATGATGGCACAATCACATATGATTATCAAGTTCCTGGTCAATCTATATACACTGCAGCATCTAATGCTCCTCCTTCTAACTATGGTCGTTATATGGGTACTAGTACTAGTTTGCAATCCTCACACCAACCATACTTGTGA